In the Kaistella sp. 97-N-M2 genome, one interval contains:
- a CDS encoding T9SS type B sorting domain-containing protein, protein MRKILFFLFAFIYFNSYAQLDREHWFAPMFDGQSNSGDEQYLHLSTNETTPFNVNVYNNNVVIAQKTISKGNPGVIFIPRSYIITTEYSDVLRVRTMGLYVKAERPCFANLRFGVINHAEIITSKGTAGIGTKFYTVVAPNSLYNDILGFAASFIATEDNTNVTVNNFKKNLSFTGSGNLSNITFKLNKGESYIIDGRAINSENVDGFIGATVTSDKPVSMTNGNFNGQYASTDTGSGSDILMDQSVPVDKLGDEFVVVKGYGALGNNMEGAIIVATEKNTAIYLNDSTVPFATLANEGDFYFINETNYVDRTNGHYNLHIVTDKNVYVYQLLGGVEAGSSPLATGGMNYIPPLNCYLPQKIDEISYINKIAQNDADNRFVTKLNIITEKGAVVKVNGAVPNPLYGPYDISTITANQSWVTYSIPNVKGNITVVSDKAVTAGIASGNAAFGYGGYFAGFSSIPLITKTVGDCLPGVKLEVTAGFDSYEWLIKAGGVYIPAPGVNNTFEYAPTQAGIYAVKVKQGSCAEIQTRDFKFFNCTTYTNYDFSTCTSQTVSPNFALSTQGVDISTLKVDTPPTKGSVVINPDGTLTYTANLNATGTDTFKFSFCGNGTIPDCETVQATINLNQIEHYDKILNECSETSTAVFDLTSAPVTPDATVTKKYFTDAAYTNEIPLAQLTNYTSAPAFIYVKLRNTFGCEAEAEIELKITAPPVVTPSLYTQKTCDEDIDGIIDGNYKVNLAAITPTIVQNSTAFAVKYYATQQQAIDGLINNIKGHFTFTTDTFVWVRVESPAVCTPVIKKVALQIGTKASLITAVAMKEVCDLNEDQSEAIVLSDYTALFSVAAGTSATYFDTLSDAQNNQNAVNVNQNITSDRTFYYRINVPDFCVNIGAMAINLEKGTPSPVLQPSYTVCAGSTTTLDVGTGFPAGILWSTGETTPTITAGVGNYYVDLTNASGCIYRQNVMVIASPKPQWNVAAYDATNCDDDFDGNVKVNLNNVTPLVLPNFASFTVEYFSDVNLQNPIADPTNFTYITDTTIYVQATSAYCPAEKRQIDFKVGNSLPLLIAEVNAKVCDDDFDGVKAVNLSGYVSEFTLDSAVSVSYFGSLSDARKKMNLLSNPVTVANSGNYYLRFHKSQYCDVIGKVSVTIQKAKKSDFLSDEDLYICPEATTVLNAGAGFDAYLWSTGETTPAIEVPVGDYYVDLTSNGCTYRQYVFVKAVALPTITNIEIQGSTVTVNVTGGNPPYQYALDGNNYQASNVFTGVGGGDHSVYVISADHCEPVRADINVIVLYNVITPNNDGVNDVLNYAALLKKEAPFMQIFDRYGKTVFTGDNNNSFIWDGKIFGKAVSTGSYWYVMKWKEPGSSAVTQYSGWILVKNRL, encoded by the coding sequence ATGAGAAAAATTTTATTCTTTCTGTTCGCTTTTATTTATTTTAATTCCTACGCTCAACTTGACCGCGAACATTGGTTTGCACCCATGTTTGATGGGCAGTCTAACAGTGGAGACGAACAGTACCTACATCTCTCGACGAATGAAACCACGCCGTTCAACGTAAATGTGTATAATAATAATGTTGTTATCGCCCAAAAAACCATCAGCAAAGGAAATCCAGGCGTAATTTTTATCCCGAGGTCCTATATTATTACAACGGAATATTCCGACGTGCTTCGGGTGCGAACGATGGGCCTGTATGTAAAAGCTGAAAGACCGTGTTTTGCGAACCTGCGTTTTGGCGTAATCAACCATGCTGAAATTATTACCAGCAAAGGGACGGCAGGCATAGGAACTAAGTTTTATACGGTGGTGGCGCCCAATTCACTGTATAACGACATTCTTGGTTTTGCAGCCAGCTTTATCGCTACTGAAGATAATACAAACGTTACGGTAAACAATTTTAAAAAAAACCTGTCTTTTACCGGCAGCGGAAATTTAAGCAACATCACATTCAAATTAAATAAGGGAGAATCTTACATTATCGACGGGCGGGCGATTAACAGCGAAAATGTGGACGGTTTTATTGGCGCAACAGTAACCTCAGACAAACCTGTTTCTATGACGAACGGGAATTTCAACGGCCAGTACGCGAGCACTGATACGGGAAGCGGTTCCGACATCTTAATGGATCAATCGGTTCCTGTGGACAAATTGGGTGATGAGTTTGTAGTCGTGAAAGGATATGGTGCCCTGGGTAATAATATGGAAGGGGCGATTATTGTTGCTACCGAAAAAAACACCGCCATTTATTTGAATGATTCCACCGTTCCCTTTGCGACATTGGCTAACGAAGGCGATTTTTACTTCATCAATGAGACCAATTATGTAGACCGAACCAACGGCCATTATAATTTGCACATTGTAACCGATAAAAACGTATATGTTTATCAGCTTTTAGGCGGCGTTGAAGCCGGCTCCTCGCCGTTAGCGACGGGTGGCATGAATTATATTCCACCCCTAAACTGCTATCTTCCACAAAAAATTGATGAAATCAGTTACATTAATAAAATCGCGCAAAACGATGCGGATAACCGTTTTGTTACGAAGTTAAATATTATTACAGAAAAAGGCGCAGTTGTAAAAGTGAATGGTGCCGTTCCGAACCCGCTGTATGGGCCTTATGATATCTCTACGATCACCGCAAACCAAAGTTGGGTCACCTATTCTATCCCCAATGTAAAGGGAAACATAACGGTAGTGTCTGATAAAGCGGTTACTGCGGGAATCGCGAGCGGAAATGCGGCTTTCGGTTATGGTGGCTATTTTGCCGGATTCTCTTCCATTCCGCTTATTACAAAAACCGTGGGCGACTGTCTTCCAGGTGTGAAGTTGGAAGTAACTGCAGGTTTTGATAGCTATGAATGGTTAATAAAAGCTGGTGGCGTTTATATTCCCGCCCCCGGAGTTAACAATACCTTCGAATATGCTCCCACACAGGCAGGAATCTATGCCGTAAAGGTAAAACAAGGTTCTTGTGCAGAAATTCAAACGCGGGATTTTAAGTTTTTCAATTGCACCACCTACACCAACTATGATTTTTCGACCTGTACCAGTCAAACTGTTTCTCCCAATTTTGCGCTGAGTACGCAAGGTGTTGATATTTCGACGCTTAAAGTTGATACGCCGCCCACAAAAGGCAGCGTAGTAATTAATCCAGATGGAACATTAACCTACACAGCAAATCTGAACGCCACAGGCACCGATACTTTTAAATTTTCTTTCTGTGGAAACGGCACCATTCCGGATTGCGAAACGGTGCAGGCGACCATCAATTTAAATCAAATTGAACATTACGATAAAATCCTCAATGAGTGTTCTGAAACGTCAACAGCAGTCTTCGATCTTACTTCTGCCCCCGTAACTCCAGATGCGACAGTGACGAAAAAATATTTTACCGATGCTGCCTATACAAATGAAATTCCTCTGGCGCAGCTTACCAACTACACTTCTGCTCCGGCATTTATTTATGTAAAACTTCGTAATACCTTTGGGTGTGAAGCGGAAGCAGAAATCGAATTAAAAATAACTGCGCCGCCGGTTGTTACGCCGTCACTTTACACGCAAAAAACCTGCGACGAGGATATTGATGGAATTATCGACGGCAATTACAAGGTGAATTTAGCAGCAATTACTCCCACGATTGTACAAAATTCCACTGCCTTTGCAGTAAAATATTACGCTACACAACAGCAGGCAATTGACGGACTGATCAATAATATCAAAGGACATTTCACTTTTACAACCGATACTTTTGTTTGGGTTCGTGTAGAATCTCCGGCTGTTTGTACGCCGGTGATCAAAAAGGTTGCATTACAAATCGGAACAAAGGCGTCTTTAATTACAGCGGTAGCAATGAAAGAGGTTTGCGACCTCAACGAAGATCAATCCGAAGCAATTGTTCTTTCCGATTACACTGCTCTGTTTTCGGTGGCGGCTGGAACTTCTGCAACGTACTTCGATACGCTTTCGGACGCGCAAAACAATCAAAATGCAGTCAACGTTAACCAAAACATCACAAGCGACCGAACTTTTTATTACAGAATTAATGTTCCCGATTTCTGTGTAAATATCGGCGCAATGGCGATCAATTTAGAAAAGGGAACGCCCTCGCCCGTCCTTCAACCTTCTTACACCGTGTGCGCCGGAAGCACCACTACACTGGACGTGGGAACGGGTTTCCCCGCAGGAATTCTTTGGAGTACCGGCGAAACGACGCCGACTATTACGGCAGGCGTGGGAAATTATTATGTTGACTTAACCAATGCTTCAGGCTGCATTTACCGCCAAAATGTGATGGTGATTGCCTCACCAAAACCGCAATGGAACGTCGCCGCCTACGATGCTACGAATTGTGATGATGATTTCGATGGAAACGTCAAAGTAAATCTGAATAATGTAACTCCGCTTGTATTGCCCAATTTCGCTTCGTTTACGGTGGAATACTTCAGCGATGTGAATCTGCAAAATCCGATTGCAGATCCTACGAATTTTACGTACATCACAGATACGACCATTTACGTGCAGGCAACTTCCGCTTATTGCCCAGCTGAAAAACGGCAAATCGACTTTAAAGTTGGAAACAGCCTGCCCTTGCTTATCGCGGAGGTTAATGCGAAAGTTTGTGACGACGATTTCGATGGAGTAAAAGCGGTAAATTTATCCGGTTATGTTTCGGAATTTACTTTGGACAGTGCTGTGAGTGTTTCTTATTTCGGAAGTTTGTCAGATGCTCGGAAAAAGATGAACCTCCTTTCAAATCCTGTCACCGTTGCGAATTCAGGGAATTATTATCTGAGATTCCACAAAAGCCAATACTGTGATGTCATTGGAAAAGTGTCAGTTACCATTCAGAAAGCTAAAAAATCGGATTTTTTGTCTGACGAAGATCTTTATATTTGCCCCGAAGCCACTACAGTTCTCAATGCCGGAGCGGGTTTCGACGCTTATTTATGGAGCACGGGTGAAACTACACCAGCCATAGAAGTTCCGGTCGGCGACTATTATGTCGATCTCACCTCGAACGGCTGTACTTACCGGCAATATGTTTTTGTGAAAGCAGTGGCTTTACCCACCATCACGAATATAGAAATTCAGGGATCTACCGTTACTGTAAACGTTACGGGCGGAAACCCTCCTTACCAATATGCGCTGGACGGCAATAATTATCAGGCTTCCAATGTTTTTACGGGAGTTGGCGGCGGCGACCATAGTGTTTATGTGATTTCCGCAGACCATTGCGAGCCGGTTCGCGCAGATATTAATGTAATTGTACTTTACAACGTTATTACCCCAAATAACGACGGTGTGAATGATGTTTTAAATTACGCAGCGTTGCTAAAAAAAGAAGCACCTTTTATGCAAATCTTCGATCGGTATGGCAAAACGGTTTTCACGGGTGATAATAACAATTCCTTTATCTGGGACGGGAAAATTTTCGGCAAAGCTGTAAGTACCGGAAGTTATTGGTATGTGATGAAATGGAAAGAGCCCGGATCTTCTGCCGTAACGCAATACAGCGGGTGGATTCTGGTAAAAAACCGCCTCTAA
- the coaE gene encoding dephospho-CoA kinase (Dephospho-CoA kinase (CoaE) performs the final step in coenzyme A biosynthesis.) — MVEEEPEPEPRESKKIIGITGGIGSGKTTVSKFIEEAGFPVYYSDVRAKDIVNNNPPLERQIKNLLGERAYDENGFYSRRYVGEIVFNDEDMLNQLNSLIHPAVKVDFENWVQEHNTPFVFKETALLFELKLNESCYKSILITADDNCRLKRVMDRDNKTYREVETIMQNQMPEKDKIKFADFIIYNNDGLAELKAQTHQILLELKNDLVEK; from the coding sequence ATGGTAGAAGAAGAACCTGAACCCGAACCCAGGGAAAGTAAAAAAATCATAGGGATTACCGGCGGCATTGGCTCCGGGAAAACCACCGTCTCGAAATTTATTGAAGAAGCAGGTTTTCCTGTTTATTACTCGGATGTCCGTGCAAAAGACATTGTGAATAACAATCCGCCTTTGGAGCGGCAGATCAAAAACCTTTTGGGAGAAAGAGCCTACGATGAGAATGGATTCTACAGCCGCAGGTATGTCGGCGAAATTGTTTTTAATGATGAAGATATGCTGAATCAGTTAAATTCCCTCATTCATCCCGCAGTTAAAGTCGATTTTGAAAACTGGGTTCAGGAACACAATACACCCTTTGTGTTTAAGGAAACTGCGCTTTTGTTTGAATTGAAGCTGAACGAAAGTTGTTATAAATCGATCCTGATTACCGCGGACGACAATTGCCGCCTGAAAAGAGTGATGGATCGCGATAATAAAACGTATCGCGAAGTAGAAACCATTATGCAGAACCAAATGCCTGAAAAGGATAAAATAAAATTCGCAGATTTCATTATTTATAATAACGACGGTCTGGCAGAATTAAAAGCGCAAACGCATCAGATCTTACTCGAATTGAAGAACGATCTAGTTGAAAAGTAA
- a CDS encoding MBL fold metallo-hydrolase gives MKLYPIQCGKFKLDGGAMFGVVPKTLWERTNPADERNLIELGTRSLLVEDGKKLILIDCGLGNKQDEKFFGHYSLWGDDTLEKNLKKYGFVKEDITDVFLTHLHFDHCGGAIEWNDDRTGYRSAFKNANFWTNEDHWKWATEPNPREKASFLKENIIPIQESGQLNFLPIPQNGNYGFAPDLKMDVIFVDGHTDKQMLPVIQYQEKTIVFAADLIPTVGHIPQVYVMGYDTRPLLTMEEKAKFLKQCVDNDYLLFFEHDAHNELASLKMTEKGIRLDETFSMNEVFGY, from the coding sequence ATGAAACTCTACCCAATCCAGTGTGGAAAATTTAAATTAGATGGCGGTGCCATGTTCGGCGTCGTTCCGAAAACTCTTTGGGAACGGACAAACCCCGCCGACGAAAGAAACCTCATCGAACTCGGAACGCGGTCGCTTTTGGTGGAAGACGGTAAAAAGCTCATCCTCATCGATTGCGGTTTGGGTAATAAACAGGACGAGAAATTCTTTGGACATTATTCGCTTTGGGGCGACGATACGCTGGAGAAAAATTTAAAAAAATATGGCTTCGTAAAAGAAGATATTACCGATGTCTTTCTTACGCACCTTCATTTCGACCATTGCGGCGGCGCGATAGAATGGAATGACGATCGTACCGGTTACCGGTCTGCCTTTAAAAACGCCAATTTCTGGACGAATGAAGACCATTGGAAATGGGCCACGGAACCAAATCCGCGGGAAAAGGCAAGTTTTTTGAAGGAGAACATTATCCCGATTCAGGAAAGTGGACAGCTGAATTTTCTACCTATTCCGCAAAATGGAAATTATGGTTTCGCGCCGGATTTAAAGATGGATGTTATTTTTGTAGACGGACATACGGACAAGCAGATGCTTCCGGTGATTCAGTATCAGGAAAAAACCATTGTCTTTGCGGCCGATTTAATTCCGACCGTGGGACATATTCCGCAGGTTTATGTGATGGGTTACGATACGCGACCACTGTTGACGATGGAAGAAAAAGCGAAATTCTTGAAACAGTGTGTGGATAATGATTATCTGTTGTTTTTCGAACACGATGCGCACAACGAACTCGCCAGTTTAAAAATGACAGAAAAAGGCATTCGCCTGGATGAAACTTTCAGCATGAACGAAGTTTTTGGCTATTAA
- a CDS encoding four helix bundle protein gives METNFQQRDNIIRSKSFDFSVRIVNLYKILYYERNEKTVSNQLIRCATSVGANIEEAIAAFSKKEFIFKLQISYKEAFESRYWLKLLFKTEYISQAEYESLLFDIEEIIKIMTAILKSSKGNQ, from the coding sequence ATGGAAACTAATTTTCAACAAAGGGATAATATTATTAGGAGTAAATCATTTGATTTTTCTGTTAGAATTGTCAACTTGTACAAAATCCTTTATTATGAAAGAAATGAAAAGACAGTTTCCAACCAATTGATAAGATGTGCTACGTCGGTCGGAGCAAATATTGAAGAGGCAATTGCAGCATTTAGCAAAAAAGAATTTATATTTAAACTTCAAATTTCTTACAAAGAAGCGTTCGAGAGCAGATATTGGTTAAAACTTCTTTTTAAGACCGAATATATTAGTCAAGCAGAATACGAATCGCTACTCTTTGATATTGAAGAGATCATCAAAATTATGACCGCAATCTTAAAATCATCAAAGGGAAATCAGTAA
- the ruvB gene encoding Holliday junction branch migration DNA helicase RuvB: MPDFLHPDQDNFSDDELIQEEKIRPQSFQDFAGQRKTLDNLEVFVAAAKNRGGALDHVLLHGPPGLGKTTLAHIIANELGVGCKITSGPVLDKPGSLAGLLTNLEENDVLFIDEIHRLSPIVEEYLYSAMEDYKIDIMLESGPNARSVQIGLNPFTLVGATTRSGMLTKPMLARFGIQSRLEYYTIELLSMIIGRSARVLEVKIYEDAAMEIARRSRGTPRIANALLRRVRDFAEIKGNGEIEINITKFALNSLNVDEFGLDDMDNRIMRVMIENFRGKPVGISALATSIGENPETLEEVYEPFLIQEGFIIRTPRGREVTEKAYKHLQIAIPKRPDELF; encoded by the coding sequence ATGCCCGATTTTCTGCATCCAGATCAAGATAATTTTTCCGACGACGAACTCATTCAGGAAGAAAAAATCCGGCCGCAGAGTTTTCAGGATTTCGCGGGACAGCGCAAAACGCTGGATAATCTGGAGGTTTTTGTGGCTGCGGCGAAAAACCGCGGCGGCGCTTTGGATCATGTTCTTTTACACGGCCCGCCGGGTTTGGGGAAAACCACTTTAGCACATATTATTGCAAACGAACTGGGCGTCGGATGTAAAATAACGTCCGGTCCGGTTTTGGATAAACCCGGAAGTTTGGCAGGCCTGCTCACGAATTTAGAGGAAAACGATGTGCTGTTCATCGATGAAATTCACCGTCTTTCGCCGATCGTAGAAGAGTATTTATATTCGGCCATGGAAGATTATAAGATCGATATCATGCTCGAAAGCGGTCCGAATGCACGAAGTGTGCAGATCGGATTGAATCCTTTTACCTTAGTTGGCGCAACCACGAGAAGCGGAATGTTAACAAAACCCATGCTCGCGCGGTTCGGAATTCAGAGCCGGTTGGAGTATTACACAATTGAACTTTTATCGATGATCATCGGAAGAAGCGCCAGAGTTTTGGAGGTAAAGATCTACGAAGATGCTGCTATGGAAATTGCCAGGCGAAGTCGCGGTACACCCAGAATTGCAAATGCTTTATTGCGAAGAGTGCGCGATTTCGCGGAAATCAAAGGAAATGGTGAAATTGAAATCAATATTACAAAATTTGCTTTGAATTCTTTAAATGTTGATGAATTCGGTCTTGATGATATGGATAACCGCATTATGCGCGTGATGATCGAAAATTTCCGGGGGAAACCGGTGGGAATCTCGGCTTTGGCAACATCGATTGGTGAAAATCCCGAAACCTTGGAAGAAGTTTATGAACCGTTTTTAATTCAGGAAGGTTTTATAATCCGCACGCCGCGAGGAAGAGAAGTGACGGAAAAAGCATACAAACACTTGCAGATTGCGATTCCCAAAAGACCCGATGAACTTTTTTAA
- a CDS encoding MFS transporter: MFSTPQKERIALSAYFLLSGICFSSWASRIPTLKTIYQLTEGDLGNLLMILPASALIGIPLSGFLVAKFDSRIPMQIASILFIVSLFSLSWGLSLLGISISLFFFSIALRIINISINTQSISVQQKFEKKIIGSFHGVWSIGGIVGVLFSTIMLNYEISIFWHFLYVALFGLVITVFMFPMLIKNDRSKVGTKFKLGKPSKYISLLGFIVFFAAICEGGMYDWNGVYLQEIVKQEVFTYGYLLLMICMTISRLSIDKLMEYFGMQKLYIASSVLIILGILLATIFPYLYPVLIGFGMVGFGVSGLYPMTFILAGKAKKYSVAIVMSIIGTYSTVGMFLGPPIIGYLASAFGLQKAFIVFILAGLMFIPLSKMVFDHLKKWQ, from the coding sequence ATGTTTTCAACCCCTCAAAAGGAAAGAATTGCACTGTCTGCATACTTTTTATTGTCCGGAATTTGTTTCTCTTCCTGGGCTTCCAGGATTCCTACGCTCAAAACCATCTACCAGCTGACAGAAGGAGATTTAGGAAATTTATTAATGATATTGCCTGCAAGTGCCCTCATCGGCATTCCACTTTCGGGGTTTCTCGTCGCAAAATTCGACAGTCGAATCCCTATGCAAATTGCCAGTATTTTGTTTATAGTTTCTCTTTTTTCTTTGAGTTGGGGACTTTCACTCCTCGGAATTTCTATTTCCTTGTTCTTTTTTTCAATCGCACTCCGAATCATCAATATTTCCATCAACACGCAGTCGATTTCGGTTCAGCAGAAATTTGAAAAGAAAATCATAGGCTCTTTTCACGGCGTTTGGAGTATTGGCGGAATTGTGGGCGTGCTTTTCTCCACCATCATGTTGAACTATGAAATCTCCATTTTTTGGCATTTTTTATACGTCGCGCTATTTGGTTTGGTCATCACAGTTTTCATGTTTCCGATGCTCATCAAAAACGACAGATCGAAGGTTGGCACTAAATTTAAATTAGGAAAACCAAGCAAATATATTTCTCTCCTCGGATTTATCGTCTTTTTCGCTGCGATCTGCGAAGGCGGAATGTACGACTGGAACGGCGTTTACCTGCAGGAAATCGTAAAACAGGAAGTCTTTACTTACGGCTATCTGCTTTTAATGATCTGCATGACGATTTCGCGCTTAAGTATCGATAAATTGATGGAATATTTTGGCATGCAAAAACTCTATATTGCCAGTTCTGTGCTCATCATTCTCGGAATCCTTCTTGCCACAATTTTCCCTTATCTTTATCCTGTTCTTATCGGATTTGGAATGGTAGGTTTTGGCGTTTCCGGCCTTTATCCGATGACTTTTATCCTCGCCGGCAAAGCCAAAAAATATTCCGTAGCGATCGTGATGTCGATCATCGGAACGTATTCTACGGTCGGTATGTTTTTAGGACCGCCAATAATCGGTTATCTCGCCAGCGCGTTTGGCCTGCAGAAAGCCTTTATTGTATTTATCCTCGCCGGCTTGATGTTTATTCCGCTGTCTAAAATGGTTTTTGACCATTTAAAAAAGTGGCAATAG
- the hutI gene encoding imidazolonepropionase, translating to MKLTGPFKQIVTLANLPLRGKLSDDELEIIAEGGILVNEGKILKTGSFQNLKDEFPDAELELTENEQVCLPAFTDSHTHICFGGNRANDFALRNAGKTYLEIAETGGGIWSSVQHTRAASEGELLKTTLERINFLISLGITTIEIKSGYGLDVENELKMLRVIKKAQKITKATLVPTCLSAHLKPRDFAGSSEEYLTYILEEILPKVKEENLAQRVDIFIEKSAFLPEESKEFLLKAKELGFEITVHADQFTSGSSRIAVEVGAKSADHLEATVDEDIRFIAESDTVATALPGASLGLGEKFTPARKILDAGGILAIASDWNPGSAPMGNLITQASILATFEKLSTAEVLAGITFRSAFALNLEDRGTLEKGRKADFVTFRTDNFQNILYQQGRLQAASVFIDGEKQNL from the coding sequence ATGAAGTTAACCGGTCCTTTCAAACAAATTGTTACGCTCGCCAATCTTCCTTTGCGCGGTAAACTTTCAGATGATGAGCTTGAAATTATTGCTGAAGGTGGAATTTTAGTGAATGAAGGTAAAATTTTAAAAACAGGATCTTTTCAAAATTTAAAGGACGAATTTCCTGATGCTGAACTTGAACTGACCGAAAATGAACAGGTTTGTTTGCCCGCGTTCACCGATTCTCACACGCATATTTGTTTTGGCGGAAACCGCGCGAACGACTTTGCCCTGCGGAATGCGGGAAAAACCTATCTCGAAATTGCGGAGACCGGCGGCGGAATTTGGAGTTCCGTGCAGCACACGAGAGCCGCGAGCGAAGGAGAATTACTGAAAACAACTTTAGAAAGAATTAATTTCCTGATTTCATTAGGAATTACAACGATCGAAATAAAATCCGGCTACGGTTTGGATGTGGAAAATGAACTGAAAATGTTGCGCGTTATCAAAAAAGCACAGAAGATTACGAAAGCGACTTTGGTTCCCACGTGCCTTTCCGCCCATTTAAAACCGCGCGATTTCGCCGGAAGTTCTGAGGAATATTTAACCTATATTTTGGAGGAAATTTTACCCAAAGTAAAAGAAGAAAACTTAGCGCAACGCGTTGACATTTTCATTGAAAAATCCGCCTTTTTACCGGAAGAAAGCAAAGAATTTTTATTAAAGGCGAAAGAATTAGGCTTTGAAATTACCGTTCACGCGGACCAGTTCACGTCAGGAAGCTCCCGAATCGCCGTCGAAGTAGGCGCAAAATCAGCCGATCATTTGGAAGCTACAGTTGATGAAGACATCCGGTTTATCGCTGAATCTGATACCGTTGCAACTGCGCTTCCCGGTGCCAGTTTAGGGTTGGGCGAAAAATTTACACCAGCCCGAAAAATTCTGGATGCAGGTGGAATTCTTGCCATCGCCTCAGACTGGAATCCGGGGTCGGCACCCATGGGAAATTTAATTACTCAGGCCTCCATTTTGGCCACGTTCGAAAAACTTTCGACGGCAGAAGTTTTGGCCGGAATTACTTTTCGCTCGGCTTTTGCTTTGAATTTGGAAGACCGCGGAACTTTGGAAAAAGGCAGAAAAGCCGATTTCGTTACTTTCAGGACTGATAATTTTCAGAATATTCTTTATCAACAGGGGCGTTTACAAGCAGCATCTGTTTTTATTGACGGAGAAAAACAGAACTTATGA
- a CDS encoding DUF695 domain-containing protein, with protein sequence MIQEVKKSEIRYLDFWTWFKKHQNDFFDAIKERGDVEAKFFNRIAPKLQHINQNFFVLAGMSGENTAEMIVTVDGNIKDIVYAEELIKAAPTLEHWKFTALKPETDIEKIYIEMSDHVFHKDSIYFYSNDDEDYPDEIDLVFVHEDLNSQNESELISGTYLFIDNYLGELNFATQIDNFSIKGKNEAEKDLIPIEKLKDFLGWREREFTEKYEGAKMTTTEDSYSLLEGTLENGSPLLATVNVDLLQWNEKASHPWISVLRIEFVGDEENGFPDDKDYDMFNIIEDEIMIELKTTEGNLNLGRETAENLREIYFVSKDFRKISKVLAETVQKYPEYKMNFEIYKDKYWQSFERYGIH encoded by the coding sequence ATGATTCAAGAAGTAAAAAAAAGCGAAATACGGTATCTGGACTTTTGGACTTGGTTTAAAAAGCATCAAAACGATTTTTTCGACGCCATCAAAGAGCGCGGTGATGTGGAAGCGAAATTCTTCAATCGAATTGCGCCAAAACTTCAGCACATCAATCAAAATTTCTTCGTTCTTGCGGGAATGTCTGGGGAAAATACGGCCGAAATGATTGTCACCGTAGACGGAAATATCAAAGATATCGTTTATGCGGAAGAACTCATCAAGGCAGCGCCAACGCTGGAACACTGGAAATTCACGGCCTTAAAACCCGAAACCGATATCGAAAAAATTTATATCGAAATGAGCGATCACGTGTTTCATAAAGACAGCATTTACTTCTACTCCAACGATGATGAGGATTATCCGGACGAGATTGATTTGGTTTTTGTACATGAAGACCTTAACAGTCAAAATGAAAGCGAGCTCATTAGCGGCACCTATTTATTCATCGACAATTATTTGGGTGAATTAAATTTTGCCACACAAATTGATAATTTTAGCATCAAAGGAAAAAATGAGGCAGAAAAAGATCTCATTCCAATTGAAAAACTGAAGGATTTCCTCGGTTGGCGCGAAAGAGAATTCACCGAAAAATACGAAGGCGCTAAAATGACCACGACCGAAGATTCCTATTCTTTACTGGAAGGTACGCTGGAAAATGGTTCTCCCTTGCTCGCCACCGTAAATGTGGATTTGTTGCAGTGGAATGAAAAAGCTTCGCATCCCTGGATTTCAGTTTTACGGATTGAGTTTGTGGGCGATGAAGAAAACGGCTTCCCGGATGATAAAGATTACGACATGTTCAATATTATCGAAGATGAAATAATGATTGAACTAAAAACGACGGAAGGAAACCTCAATTTGGGTCGCGAAACGGCGGAAAATTTAAGAGAAATTTATTTTGTGAGCAAAGACTTCCGAAAGATTTCTAAAGTTCTCGCAGAAACCGTTCAAAAATATCCGGAATACAAAATGAACTTTGAAATTTATAAAGACAAGTACTGGCAATCCTTCGAAAGATATGGAATTCATTAA
- the paaB gene encoding 1,2-phenylacetyl-CoA epoxidase subunit PaaB, which yields MSNLDVWEVFIQTKPGLSHKHAGIVQAATAEMALQAARDVYTRRMEGTSIWVVPSKYLVTSEGIDKEAFFDPADDKLYRHPTFYEIPNDVKNM from the coding sequence ATGAGCAACTTAGATGTATGGGAAGTTTTCATACAAACAAAACCCGGACTTTCCCATAAACACGCCGGAATCGTACAGGCCGCGACCGCAGAAATGGCACTGCAGGCTGCAAGAGATGTTTATACCCGAAGAATGGAAGGAACCTCTATTTGGGTCGTACCGAGCAAATATTTGGTGACTTCTGAGGGAATCGACAAAGAAGCTTTTTTCGATCCGGCAGATGATAAACTCTATCGGCACCCTACTTTTTATGAGATCCCGAATGACGTGAAAAACATGTAG